A window from Setaria italica strain Yugu1 chromosome VIII, Setaria_italica_v2.0, whole genome shotgun sequence encodes these proteins:
- the LOC101766889 gene encoding laccase-15: MKGRRQQVAAIAAVIFFSFTALSAGTAVVEHTFVVSQVNMVHLCKDTLVTVVNGQLPGPAIEVTEGDSVAVHVVNKSPYNLTIHWHGVKQRLNCWADGVPMITQRPVLPNQKFTYRFDVSGQEGTLWWHAHVPCLRATVHGILIIRPRHGAISYPFPKPHQEIPIIIGEWWDLKDLGQVDRHLRYYVADDYFKASTINGKLGDLYNCSGVVEEGYKLDVEPGKTYLLRVLNAALFSEYYLKIAGHKFIVVAGDANYVSPYTTDIIAIAPGQTFDALVVADASPGRYYMVAMPNQPPKPDYQSPVLPTRGILHYSNVAGGSRSGDVPMSPEMPDNHNDMLSFYFHGNLTSLHHPRHLPVPKRIDERLFITLGLGSVCRQGQSCERGAESDEVIVVATMNNISYELPTVSRPLLEAHYQNPSNIDWLQELPDVPPRVFNFTDNSLIPTGPKEEQLEPTSKAALARRFRYGAVVDVVFQSTSMLQSESNPMHLHGHDMFVLAQGSGNYDMQRDVAKYNLVNPPLVNTVLVPRLGWVAVRFIADNPGIWYMHCHYEFHLSMGMIALFIVEDGPTANTSLPSPPVDFWTDGNDNNVMAYA, from the exons GCCCGGGCCGGCGATAGAGGTTACAGAGGGAGACTCCGTGGCCGTTCATGTTGTGAACAAATCACCCTACAACTTAACGATCCATTG GCATGGAGTGAAGCAGCGGCTCAACTGCTGGGCTGATGGCGTGCCGATGATTACCCAGCGCCCCGTCCTTCCAAACCAAAAATTTACATACCGTTTCGATGTTTCCGGGCAAGAAGGTACCCTGTGGTGGCATGCTCATGTCCCCTGCCTCCGTGCAACAGTGCATGGCATCTTGATCATCCGGCCAAGGCATGGAGCCATCTCTTACCCATTTCCTAAACCTCATCAGGAGATCCCCATCATTATAG GGGAGTGGTGGGACCTAAAGGACCTTGGACAGGTGGACAGGCACTTGAGGTATTATGTGGCTGACGATTACTTCAAAGCGTCCACAATCAATGGCAAGCTTGGAGATCTCTACAACTGCTCTG GCGTCGTGGAAGAAGGCTACAAGCTGGACGTGGAGCCCGGCAAGACCTACCTGCTCCGAGTACTCAATGCTGCGCTCTTCTCTGAGTACTACCTCAAGATAGCTGGGCACAAGTTCATAGTGGTTGCTGGCGATGCCAACTACGTTAGCCCCTATACGACGGACATCATCGCGATCGCTCCCGGCCAGACATTCGACGCCCTCGTGGTCGCCGATGCGTCTCCTGGAAGATACTACATGGTCGCCATGCCCAACCAGCCTCCAAAGCCCGACTATCAGAGCCCAGTCTTGCCCACTAGAGGCATACTGCACTATAGCAACGTAGCAGGAGGAAGTCGGTCCGGTGATGTTCCAATGTCACCGGAGATGCCTGACAACCACAACGATATGCTATCATTCTATTTCCATGGCAACCTTACCAGCTTGCACCACCCAAGACACCTACCAGTGCCGAAGCGAATCGATGAACGCCTATTCATAACGCTCGGGCTTGGCTCCGTTTGTCGGCAAGGCCAGTCCTGCGAGAGAGGAGCAGAGAGCGACGAGGTCATCGTTGTGGCAACCATGAATAATATATCATACGAGCTCCCCACCGTGTCGAGACCACTGCTAGAAGCCCACTACCAGAACCCCAGCAACATTGACTGGCTGCAAGAACTCCCTGATGTACCACCGCGGGTGTTCAACTTCACTGACAATTCCTTGATCCCAACAGGACCCAAGGAGGAACAGCTAGAGCCGACGTCCAAGGCTGCGTTGGCACGGCGATTCCGGTATGGAGCTGTTGTTGATGTGGTGTTCCAAAGCACGTCAATGTTGCAGAGCGAGTCCAACCCGATGCACCTGCACGGACATGACATGTTCGTGCTGGCACAGGGGAGCGGCAACTATGACATGCAAAGGGATGTGGCGAAGTACAACCTAGTTAATCCTCCACTTGTGAACACCGTGCTTGTACCACGGCTTGGATGGGTGGCTGTCCGATTTATTGCGGACAATCCAG GTATATGGTACATGCATTGCCACTACGAGTTCCATCTATCAATGGGCATGATAGCATTGTTCATCGTGGAGGACGGACCAACAGCGAACACATCGCTCCCTTCACCGCCAGTGGATTTTTGGACAGATGGCAATGATAATAATGTCATGGCATATGCATAG
- the LOC101767697 gene encoding hydroxyproline O-arabinosyltransferase 1-like, translated as MHHMQGNLLIIAFFIILRLNQGYIVLNRPWAFVQWLQKADIKEEYILMAEPDHIIVKPIPNLSRDGRAAAFPFLYIELEKNEKVLRKFFPVDEGPMNKIDPIGNSPVIIEKESLARMAPTWVNVSIVMKKDPDADKTFGWVFEM; from the exons ATGCATCATATGCAAGGGAACCTGCTGATAATAGCCTTTTTCATCATATTGCGTCTGAACCAA GGATACATTGTTCTGAATCGGCCGTGGGCATTTGTCCAGTGGCTCCAGAAGGCAGACATAAAGGAAGA GTATATCTTGATGGCAGAGCCTGATCATATTATTGTCAAGCCTATCCCAAACTTGTCAAGGGATGGTCGCGCAGCAGCTTTCCCTTTCCTCTATATTGAGctggagaaaaatgagaaagTGTTGCGTAAGTTCTTCCCTGTGGACGAGGGGCCAATGAATAAGATTGATCCTATAGGAAATTCTCCTGTGATAATTGAGAAg GAATCTCTTGCAAGGATGGCACCTACATGGGTGAATGTTTCAATTGTAATGAAAAAAGATCCTGATGCAGATAAAACTTTTGGTTGGGTTTTTGAAATGTAA